The Leptospira bourretii region GAAGTGATTGAAAAAACGATACATTTGGTTCAGGAACCTTATGTACTTGTTTGTCACCATCCACTTTGGAATCCCAAAACAGAAATCGAATCCAAAGCGCACCAAATGACAAACCGAACGGAAGTGGTTGATAAACTAAAAGTTTGTCCACCAGAGTTGTATTTGCATGGACATACGCATACCAATTGGGTCAAACTTCCTGGACCTAGTGCTTCTTTTCCCATTGTCAACTCAGCATCCAGTACGAGACTTTCCGATCGGAATCACGAATGTGGATTTCATTTGATAGAGATGGAAAAGTCTATTTCATACCGTCGTTTCATTTATTCAGAAGACAAATTCATTGAGACCAATCCAATTTTTTATGAAGAATCGGAAGGAGTCATTTAAAAGGACAAACCATGGCAAATTCAAAAGTTGATTTAACATCCATCCAAAGACAACTCATGCAGGTAAAACACCCTGAGTTAAAAAAAGACATCGTAAGTTTGGGAATGGTCGCATCAGTAACACCAACTGATGATGGAATCGAAATTTTAATCAAAACTCCAAATGCGGACAGACGATTACAAATTGGACTGGAAGCACAAACAAGACAGCTCATCTCCAAAATCGAAGGAGCAGGTAAGGTCAAAATCAAATTCGAAGTAGACCAAAACCTAAAAATGGAAGATGGAAATCGTATCATCGGTGTTAAAAAAGTCATCGCTGTTGGATCCGGAAAAGGTGGTGTTGGAAAATCAACTGTCACTGCAAACCTTGCTTCTACCCTCGCACGTAACGGAAAAAAGGTGGGAATTCTTGATGCAGATATCTACGGACCTTCCCTTGGAAAAATGTTTGGAATCAATGGTCGTGTTGCTTTAAAATCCGAAGAAGATAAAATTTATCCAATTGAAAAACATGGAATCAAACTCATTTCGTTTTCTTTTCTTGTGACGGAAGACCAACCTGTGGTTTGGAGAGGGCCTATGCTT contains the following coding sequences:
- a CDS encoding Mrp/NBP35 family ATP-binding protein, with the protein product MANSKVDLTSIQRQLMQVKHPELKKDIVSLGMVASVTPTDDGIEILIKTPNADRRLQIGLEAQTRQLISKIEGAGKVKIKFEVDQNLKMEDGNRIIGVKKVIAVGSGKGGVGKSTVTANLASTLARNGKKVGILDADIYGPSLGKMFGINGRVALKSEEDKIYPIEKHGIKLISFSFLVTEDQPVVWRGPMLGKAIEQFLYDVVWGELDYLFIDLPPGTGDVQLSLAQLIDLDGAVIVTTPQEVAVLDAGRAAAMFKQVKVPILGIVENMSGFACPKCGHVTDVFSKGGGEKLSKQVGVPELGSVPLTLDVMSSGESGKPALLEAGDSPLKEAYFRIAKNLENQIAEWED